One Cheilinus undulatus linkage group 22, ASM1832078v1, whole genome shotgun sequence DNA window includes the following coding sequences:
- the LOC121504327 gene encoding NLR family CARD domain-containing protein 3-like, whose protein sequence is MDECEEPEKGIPPSKTSLSEEEEALRLQRPDSPDPSCVSMKSDRSMGQPMQFKDGQPADERMQRPESPEPSCVSMKSDRSMGEPVKFTDGQPAGERSDSPEPGCASMRSDRSMGQPMTFQDGQSAGERVQIEMSKLSGEKSNVQHQRELKSIFMLLEENIITFVKNELKRVQGVLVQSYPECSESQSEDGEVLVGEDEEQRSSKEAFLKITVDFLRKMEQKELAECIWNRTAASACRRKLKSNLEKKFQSVFEGIAKAGNPTLLNDIYTELYITEGGTGEVNDEHEVIEIETTSRKPHRPETTIRQEDIFKGPPGRDGPIRTVMTKGVAGIGKTVLTQKFTLDWAESKTNQDIQFTFPFTFRELNVLREKKLSLVELVHHFFTETRETGISRFEEFQVVFIFDGLDECRLPLDFHNKILTDATESTSVDVLLTNLIKGNLLPSARLWITTRPAAANQIPSECVDMVTEVRGFTDPQKEEYFRKRFKDEEQVGRIIFHIKTSRSLHIMCHMPVFCWITATVLDEVLKTRETEELPKTLTEMYIHFLVVQSKLKNVKYDGGAEMNQHWSPGSRKMIESLGKLAFEQLETGNLIFYESDLMECGIDVREASVYSGVFTQVFREERGLYQEKVFCFVHLSVQEFLAAFHVHLIFINSTVNLKSEGPTAPWISDIFDVKHRLKHLYKSTVDQALKSPNGHLDLFLRFLLGISLQNNQRLLQGLMEETGSDSQTNQETAQYIKEKISENTSAEKSINLFHCLNELNDRSLVEEIQQSMRSGRLSTDELSPAQWSALVFILLSSEKYLAVFDLKKFSASEEALLRLLPVVKVSNKVLLSGCNLSERGCEALSTVLSSKSSTLRELDLGNNDLQDSGVKLLSAGLKSPHCRLETLSLSGCMVTEEGCESLASALGSSCLTELDLSYNHPGEQGEELLTARLKDPLCKLKTLRIDHGGLHRLKPGLRKYACELEVDLNTVNKRLKLSNNNRTVHHLPENQPYPEHPDRFYTATQLLCRTGLTGCCYWEVELNGEVEVAVSYKGVRRRGDSEECEFGRYPPSWTLFCDDGEYSVRHNNMLTKVAHAASVSVRVAVYVDHPGGTLSFYRVSSDKLVHLHTFEYRFTKPLYPGFRLRFGSWVSLCSL, encoded by the exons GATGCAGAGACCGGAGTCTCCTGAACCTAGCTGTGTGTCCATGAAGAGTGACAGGTCTATGGGTGAACCCGTGAAGTTTACAGATGGACAACCTGCTGGTGAAAG ATCAGACTCTCCGGAACCCGGCTGTGCGTCCATGAGGAGTGACAGGTCTATGGGTCAACCTATGACGTTTCAAGATGGTCAATCTGCTGGTGAAAG AGTTCAGATTGAAATGTCAAAACTCTCTGGTGAAAAGTCAAATGTGCAGCATCAAAGAGAACTGAAGTCCATCTTTATG ctgctaGAGGAGAATATTATCACCTTTGTGAAGAACGAGCTTAAGAGAGTCCAAGGAGTTTTAGTTCAAAGTTACCCAGAATGTTCAGAGAGTCAGAGTGAGGATGGAGAGGTGTTGGTTGGTGAAGATGAAGAGCAGAGGAGCAGCAAAGAGGCGTTTTTGAAAATCACAGTGGACTTCCTGAGGAAAATGGAGCAGAAGGAGCTGGCTGAGTGTATATGGAACA GAACTGCTGCTTCAGCGTGCCGACGCAAACTCAAATCCAACCTAGAGAAGAAGTTCCAGTCTGTGTTTGAAGGGATTGCAAAAGCAGGAAACCCAACCCTTCTGAATGACATCTACACTGAGCTCTACATCACTGAGGGGGGAACTGGAGAGGTCAACGATGAACACGAGGTCATAGAGATTGAAACAACATCCAGGAAACCCCACAGACCAGAGacaaccatcagacaagaagacatctttaaaggccCACCTGGAAGagatggaccaatcagaacaGTGATGACGAAGGGCGTGGCCGGCATTGGGAAAACAGTCTTAACTCAGAAGTTCACTCTGGACTGGGCTGAAAGCAAAACCAACCAGGACATCCAGTTCACTTTTCCGTTCActttcagagagctgaatgtGCTGAGAGAGAAGAAGTTAAGCTTGGTGGAACTTGTTCATCACTTCTTTACTGAAACCAGAGAAACAGGAATCAGCCGGTTTGAAGAGTTCCAGGTCGTCTTCATCTTTGACGGTCTGGACGAGTGTCGACTTCCTCTGGATTTCCACAACAAGATCCTGACTGATGCCACAGAGTCCACCTCAGTGGATGTGCTGCTGACGAACCTCATCAAAGGGAACCTGCTTCCGTCTGCTCGTCTCTGGATAACCAcacgacctgcagcagccaatcaaaTCCCTTCTGAGTGTGTTGACATGgtgacagaggtcagagggttCACCGACCCTCAGAAGGAGGAGTACTTCAGGAAGAGGTTCAAAGATGAGGAGCAGGTCGGCAGAATCATCTTCCACATCAAGACATCCAGAAGCCTCCACATCATGTGCCACATGCCggtcttctgctggatcactgctacAGTTCTGGATGAGGTGCTGAAGaccagagagacagaagagctgcCCAAGACCCTGACTGAGATGTACATCCACTTCCTGGTGGTTCAGTCCAAGCTGAAGAACGTCAAGTATGATGGAGGAGCTGAGATGAATCAGCATTGGAGTCCGGGGAGCAGGAAGATGATTGAGTCTCTGGGGAAACTGGCTTTTGAACAACTGGAGACTGGAAACCTGATCTTCTATGAATCAGACCTGATGGAGTGTGGCATCGATGTGCGAGAAGCCTCAGTGTACTCAGGAGTGTTCACCCAAGTCtttagagaggagagaggactgTACCAGGAAAAAGTGTTCTGCTTCGTCCATCTGAGTGTCCAGGAGTTCCTGGCTGCCTTTCACGTCCACCTGATCTTCATCAACTCTACAGTCAATCTAAAGTCAGAGGGACCAACAGCACCCTGGATCTCTGATATCTTTGATGTCAAACATAGACTCAAACATCTGTATAAGAGCACTGTGGACCAGGCCTTAAAGAGTCCAAATGGACACTTGGATTTGTTCCTCCGCTTCCTCCTGGGTATTTCCCTGCAGAACAATCAACGTCTTCTACAGGGTCTAATGGAAGAGACAGGAAGTGACTCACAGACCAATCAGGAAACAGCCCAGTACATCAAGGAAAAGATCAGTGAGAATACATCAGCAGAGAAAAGCATCAATCTGTTCCACTGTCTCAATGAACTGAATGATCGTTCTCTAGTTGAGGAGATCCAACAGTCCATGAGATCAGGACGCCTCTCCACAGATGAACTGTCTCCTGCTCAGTGGTCAGCTCTGGTCTTCATCTTGCTTTCATCAGAGAAATATCTGGCTGTGTTTGACCTGAAGAAGTTCTCTGCTTCAGAGGAGGCTCTCCTGAGGCTGCTGCCAGTGGTCAAAGTCTCCAACAAAGTGCT GCTGAGTGGCTGTAATCTGTCAGAGAGAGGCTGTGAAGCTCTGTCTACAGTCCTCAGCTCAAAGTCCTCCACtctgagagagctggacctgGGTAACAACgacctgcaggattcaggagtgaaGCTGTTGTCTGCTGGACTAAAGAGTCCACACTGCAGATTGGAAACTCTCAG TCTGTCAGGCTGCATGGTCACTGAGGAAGGCTGTGAGTCCCTGGCCTCAGCTCTGGGCTCGTCCTGCCTGACAGAGCTGGACTTGAGCTACAATCATCCTGGAGAACAAGGAGAGGAACTGTTGACTGCTCGACTGAAGGATCCACTCtgcaaactgaaaacactgag GATTGATCATGGTGGACTTCACAGACTGAAACCTGGTCTAAGGAAGT ACGCCTGTGAGCTGGAAGTGGACCTGAACACTGTGAACAAGAGACTCAAACTGTctaacaacaacagaacagtGCACCATCTTCCGGAGAATCAGCCATATCCAGAACATCCAGACAGATTTTACACGGCTACCCAGCTTCTGTGTAGGACTGGTCTGACTGGCTGCTGTTACTGGGAGGTGGAGCTGAATGGGGAGGTTGAGGTAGCGGTGAGCTACAAAGGTGTcagaaggagaggagacagtGAAGAGTGCGAGTTTGGACGGTACCCTCCGTCCTGGACTCTGTTCTGTGATGATGGCGAGTATAGTGTCCGTCACAATAACATGTTAACTAAAGTGGCGCACGCTGCCTCTGTCTCTGTTAGAGTAGCTGTCTATGTGGACCATCCTGGTGGGACCCTGTCTTTCTACAGAGTCTCATCTGATAAACTGGTCCATCTTCATACTTTTGAATACAGATTCACCAAACCTCTCTATCCTGGGTTTAGGCTGAGGTTTGGTTCCTGGGTGTCTCTGTGCTCTCTGTAG